Proteins from a genomic interval of Bradyrhizobium sp. CCBAU 53340:
- a CDS encoding MmcB family DNA repair protein, with product MENPARIALVPPPDRRQSETALAIARGTARLLRSLGFSCISELPLPSGRRADLVALNERGEIWIVEIKSSVEDLRADQKWHEYRAHCDRLFFAFTQDLPCEIFPQDTGLIIADAYGAHMHCEAPEHKLAAATRKQMTVRFGMAAALRINRLVDPQGHADFWE from the coding sequence ATGGAAAACCCCGCCCGCATCGCCCTCGTTCCACCGCCCGACCGCCGCCAGTCGGAGACTGCGCTCGCGATCGCGCGCGGCACGGCGCGGCTGTTGCGCTCGCTCGGCTTTTCCTGCATCAGCGAATTGCCGCTGCCGTCGGGCCGACGCGCCGATCTCGTGGCGCTGAACGAGCGCGGCGAGATCTGGATCGTCGAGATCAAGTCGTCGGTCGAGGATCTGCGCGCCGATCAGAAATGGCACGAATATCGCGCCCATTGCGACCGGCTGTTCTTCGCCTTCACGCAGGACCTGCCCTGCGAGATCTTTCCGCAAGACACCGGCCTGATCATCGCCGACGCCTATGGCGCGCACATGCATTGCGAAGCGCCCGAGCACAAGTTGGCCGCGGCGACGCGCAAGCAGATGACGGTGCGGTTCGGCATGGCGGCGGCGCTGCGCATCAACCGCCTGGTCGATCCACAAGGGCACGCCGATTTTTGGGAGTAG
- a CDS encoding ActR/PrrA/RegA family redox response regulator transcription factor, which translates to MNAIAELNEQADRSLLIVEDDKPFLERLSRAMETRGFAVTSCDTVSDGLAQIGRSAPAFAVVDLRLGDGNGLDVVSALKKKRPEARAIVLTGYGNIATAVTAVKMGAIDYLSKPADADDVVAALLSTSAEKSELPANPMSADRVRWEHIQRIYEMCNRNVSETARRLNMHRRTLQRILAKRAPR; encoded by the coding sequence TTGAACGCCATCGCCGAACTGAACGAACAGGCCGACCGCTCGCTTCTCATCGTGGAAGACGACAAGCCGTTCCTGGAGCGCCTGTCGCGCGCCATGGAAACGCGCGGCTTTGCGGTGACGTCATGTGACACGGTCTCGGATGGTCTGGCGCAGATCGGCAGGTCCGCGCCGGCTTTCGCCGTGGTCGATCTCAGGCTCGGCGACGGCAACGGTCTCGACGTCGTCTCCGCGCTGAAGAAGAAGCGCCCCGAAGCGCGCGCCATCGTGCTGACCGGCTATGGCAACATCGCCACCGCCGTCACCGCGGTGAAGATGGGCGCGATCGACTATCTCTCGAAGCCCGCTGATGCCGACGACGTCGTCGCCGCGCTGCTCTCGACCAGCGCTGAAAAGTCCGAGCTGCCCGCCAACCCGATGTCGGCCGACCGCGTGCGCTGGGAGCACATCCAGCGCATCTACGAGATGTGCAACCGCAACGTCTCGGAAACGGCGCGCCGCCTCAACATGCACCGCCGTACGCTGCAGCGGATCCTGGCGAAGCGCGCGCCAAGGTAA
- a CDS encoding alpha-amylase family protein, whose product MIDDLWYKNAIIYCLSVGTYMDANGDGVGDFKGLLRRLDYLHGLGITTIWLMPFQTSPGRDDGYDIADYYSVDSRYGTLGDFVEFAHGCKQRGIRIIIDLVVNHTSDQHHWFKEARRDKNSPYRDWYVWSDKKPANANKGMVFPGVQKSTWTRDKEAGAYYFHRFYDFQPDLNTSNPHVQAEILKIMGFWIQLGVSGFRMDAVPFVIATKGAKVNKPVEQYDMLRAFREFLQWREGDAIILAEANVLPDTDLEYFGRAADRMHMMFNFHVNQHLFYALASGDSRPLAKALKATKPRPPSAQWGLFLRNHDELDLGRLTKAQRETVFKSFGPDKDMQLYDRGIRRRLAPMLGGDRRRLELAYSLMCTLPGTPVIRYGDEIAMGDDLALPERNCARTPMQWSTEPQGGFTKSNRPAIPVIDKGPYGYEHVNVAKQRRDPNSMLNWTERIVRMRKEVPEIGWGDFSIVPVRDPAVFIIRYDWRNNSVLFVHNLDKKPREIAFATGLPDDAGAHLINLLAEDHSHADKRGQHRVVLEPYGYRWYRVGGLDYLLKRSEVEKTTVGKRRGR is encoded by the coding sequence ATGATCGACGATCTCTGGTACAAGAACGCCATCATCTATTGCCTCTCCGTCGGCACCTATATGGATGCCAATGGCGACGGCGTCGGCGACTTCAAGGGGCTCTTGCGCCGGCTCGACTATCTGCACGGCCTTGGCATCACCACGATCTGGCTGATGCCGTTCCAGACCTCGCCGGGCCGCGACGACGGCTACGACATCGCCGATTATTACAGCGTCGATTCCCGCTACGGCACGCTCGGCGATTTCGTCGAGTTCGCCCATGGCTGCAAGCAGCGCGGCATCCGCATCATCATCGACCTCGTCGTCAACCACACCTCCGACCAGCATCACTGGTTCAAGGAGGCGCGGCGCGACAAGAATTCACCCTATCGCGACTGGTATGTCTGGTCGGACAAGAAGCCTGCCAATGCCAACAAGGGCATGGTGTTTCCCGGCGTGCAGAAATCGACCTGGACGCGCGACAAGGAAGCCGGTGCGTATTACTTCCATCGCTTCTACGATTTCCAGCCTGACCTGAACACGTCGAACCCGCATGTGCAGGCGGAGATCCTCAAGATCATGGGCTTCTGGATCCAGCTCGGCGTCTCCGGCTTCCGCATGGACGCGGTGCCCTTCGTGATCGCCACCAAGGGCGCGAAGGTGAACAAGCCGGTCGAGCAGTACGACATGTTGCGCGCGTTCCGCGAATTCCTGCAATGGCGCGAGGGCGACGCCATCATCCTGGCCGAAGCCAATGTGCTGCCGGATACCGATCTGGAGTATTTCGGCCGCGCGGCCGACCGCATGCACATGATGTTCAATTTCCACGTCAACCAGCATCTGTTCTATGCGCTGGCATCCGGCGACTCCCGCCCGCTCGCGAAGGCGCTGAAAGCGACAAAGCCGCGGCCGCCCTCGGCGCAATGGGGCCTGTTCCTGCGCAATCACGACGAGCTCGATCTCGGACGCCTGACCAAGGCGCAACGCGAGACGGTCTTCAAAAGCTTCGGCCCCGACAAGGACATGCAGCTCTACGACCGCGGCATCCGTCGCCGCCTCGCGCCGATGCTGGGCGGCGACCGCCGGCGGCTCGAGCTCGCCTACAGCCTGATGTGCACGCTGCCGGGAACGCCCGTGATCCGCTACGGCGACGAGATCGCGATGGGCGACGATCTGGCGCTGCCGGAACGCAATTGCGCGCGCACGCCGATGCAATGGTCGACCGAACCGCAAGGTGGCTTCACCAAGAGCAACAGGCCGGCCATCCCCGTCATCGACAAGGGGCCTTACGGCTATGAGCACGTCAACGTCGCCAAGCAGCGGCGCGATCCCAACTCGATGCTGAACTGGACCGAGCGCATCGTGCGCATGCGCAAGGAAGTGCCCGAGATAGGCTGGGGCGATTTTTCGATCGTCCCGGTGCGCGATCCCGCCGTGTTCATCATCCGCTACGACTGGCGCAACAATTCCGTGCTGTTCGTGCACAATCTCGACAAGAAGCCGCGCGAGATCGCGTTTGCGACGGGGCTGCCCGACGATGCCGGCGCGCACCTGATCAATCTGCTGGCAGAAGACCACAGCCACGCCGACAAGCGCGGCCAGCACCGCGTCGTGCTGGAGCCGTATGGTTATCGCTGGTATCGCGTCGGCGGGCTGGATTATCTGCTGAAGCGGAGTGAGGTGGAGAAGACGACGGTGGGGAAGAGGCGCGGAAGGTAG
- a CDS encoding MBL fold metallo-hydrolase: MTEQPDTQQAKSEAPKAGAIIVPVTLFEQNCTIIWDEPSKKAVVIDPGGDVPKILDAIKQTGVTVEKIWLTHGHIDHVGGAADLRDALKVPIEGPHVADKYLLDNVVESGARFGMTGVRNFEPDRWLEEGDTVAIGDLTFDILHCPGHSPGSVVFFNKDLRFAHVGDVLFAGSVGRTDLPGGSHATLINSILTKLLPLGDDVGFICGHGAGSSIGQERMTNPFITGEM; the protein is encoded by the coding sequence ATGACCGAGCAACCCGACACCCAACAAGCCAAATCTGAAGCGCCGAAGGCCGGCGCGATCATTGTCCCCGTGACGCTGTTCGAGCAGAACTGCACCATCATCTGGGACGAGCCTTCCAAGAAGGCCGTGGTGATCGATCCCGGCGGCGACGTGCCGAAGATTCTCGACGCGATCAAGCAGACCGGCGTCACCGTGGAGAAGATCTGGCTGACCCACGGCCATATCGATCATGTCGGCGGCGCGGCTGACTTGCGCGATGCGCTGAAGGTGCCGATCGAGGGTCCGCACGTCGCGGACAAATATCTGCTCGACAACGTGGTCGAAAGCGGCGCGCGCTTCGGCATGACGGGGGTGCGCAATTTCGAGCCGGACCGTTGGCTCGAGGAGGGCGACACGGTAGCGATCGGCGACTTGACCTTCGACATCCTGCACTGCCCCGGTCACTCGCCGGGCAGCGTGGTGTTCTTCAACAAGGATCTGCGGTTCGCCCATGTCGGCGACGTGCTGTTCGCGGGCTCGGTCGGCCGCACCGATTTGCCCGGCGGCAGTCACGCCACGCTGATCAACTCGATTCTGACAAAACTGCTGCCGCTCGGCGATGACGTCGGCTTCATCTGCGGCCATGGCGCCGGCTCGAGCATCGGCCAGGAGCGGATGACGAACCCGTTCATCACCGGCGAGATGTGA
- a CDS encoding alpha-amylase family glycosyl hydrolase: MAQGENWWRDGIFYQIYPRSFQDSDGDGVGDLAGILRRLPYVKSLGVDAIWLSPIFPSPMADFGYDISDYTGIDPLFGTMADFDALLAAAHDNGLKLILDLVPNHTSDQHPWFIESRSSRDNPKRDWYIWRDPAPDGGVPNNWLSEFGGSAWQVDAATGQYYYHAFLAQQPDLNWRNPEVRKAIYDVMRFWLEKGVDGFRVDVIWHLIKDAEFRDNPPNPRYVQGRPPNEKILTQYSTDQPEVFDVIAEMRRVTDAYSARVLIGEIYLPLHRLMAYYGNDLTGAQMPFNFALLSTFWSARSIETIIDDYEKALPRGAWPNWVLGNHDRPRVASRVGPEQARVAAMLLLTLRGTPTLYYGDEIGMHQLAIAPEDVRDPFEKNVPGIGVGRDGCRTPMQWDSSDFSGFSEAKPWLPLPEDHVHENVVNLDADSRSILSLYKRLIALRKSSPALVAGDYHPVAAQGDLLIYRREAQGRALVVALNLGPEPVAVTTSAIRFGSEILLSTFLDREGEKLEGVLDLRGNEGVIVVPPS, translated from the coding sequence ATGGCACAAGGCGAAAATTGGTGGCGCGACGGCATCTTCTACCAGATCTATCCACGCTCCTTTCAGGACTCTGACGGTGACGGCGTCGGCGATCTCGCCGGCATTTTGCGGCGGCTGCCTTACGTCAAGTCGCTCGGCGTCGATGCGATCTGGCTGTCGCCGATCTTCCCCTCGCCGATGGCCGATTTCGGCTACGACATCTCCGACTATACCGGCATCGATCCCTTGTTCGGCACGATGGCGGATTTCGACGCGTTGCTCGCTGCTGCGCATGATAACGGATTGAAGCTGATCCTCGACCTCGTTCCGAACCACACCTCCGACCAGCATCCCTGGTTTATCGAGAGCCGCTCCTCGCGCGACAACCCCAAGCGCGACTGGTACATCTGGCGCGATCCGGCGCCCGATGGCGGCGTGCCGAACAACTGGCTGTCCGAATTCGGCGGCAGTGCGTGGCAGGTCGATGCGGCCACGGGGCAATATTACTACCACGCCTTCCTCGCCCAGCAGCCGGACCTCAACTGGCGCAATCCGGAGGTCCGCAAAGCGATCTACGATGTGATGCGGTTCTGGCTGGAGAAAGGCGTCGACGGCTTTCGCGTCGACGTGATCTGGCACCTGATCAAGGATGCCGAGTTTCGCGACAATCCGCCCAACCCGCGATATGTCCAGGGCCGGCCGCCGAACGAAAAGATCCTCACCCAATATTCCACCGACCAGCCGGAGGTGTTCGACGTCATTGCCGAGATGCGGCGGGTGACGGATGCCTATTCCGCGCGCGTCCTGATCGGCGAGATCTATCTGCCGCTGCACCGTCTCATGGCCTATTACGGCAACGACCTCACCGGCGCGCAGATGCCGTTCAATTTCGCACTGCTCTCGACCTTCTGGAGCGCCCGCTCGATCGAGACAATCATCGACGACTATGAGAAGGCGTTGCCGCGCGGCGCCTGGCCGAACTGGGTGCTCGGCAACCACGATCGCCCGCGCGTCGCCAGCCGCGTCGGGCCCGAGCAGGCGCGCGTCGCCGCCATGCTGCTCCTGACCCTGCGCGGCACGCCGACGCTCTATTACGGCGACGAGATCGGCATGCATCAGCTCGCGATCGCGCCGGAGGACGTGCGCGATCCCTTCGAGAAGAACGTCCCCGGCATCGGGGTCGGCCGCGACGGTTGCCGCACGCCGATGCAGTGGGATTCCTCTGATTTCTCCGGCTTCTCGGAGGCCAAGCCGTGGCTGCCGCTGCCGGAGGATCATGTCCACGAGAACGTCGTCAATCTCGATGCGGATTCGCGCTCGATCCTGAGCCTGTACAAGCGCCTGATCGCATTGCGGAAGAGTTCGCCTGCGCTGGTCGCTGGCGACTACCATCCGGTCGCCGCGCAAGGCGATCTCCTGATCTATCGCCGCGAGGCCCAGGGCAGGGCACTCGTCGTCGCGCTCAATCTCGGCCCCGAGCCGGTCGCGGTCACCACCAGCGCGATACGGTTCGGCAGCGAGATCTTGCTGTCGACGTTCCTGGATCGTGAGGGCGAGAAGCTCGAAGGCGTGCTGGATTTGCGTGGGAATGAGGGCGTGATCGTCGTGCCGCCGAGCTGA
- a CDS encoding PHB depolymerase family esterase, which translates to MSLARNVDLLRRLPRMDGLRLPDFGASGAASSPLAEVNGFGDNPGALRMFAFVPAQLQKPHALVVVLHGCGQTAASYDLGAGWSTLARHYGFALVMPEQQRINNGNTCFNWFNPEDTTRDNGEARSIRQMIAHMVETHRIDPRRIFITGLSAGGGMTSAMLATYPDVFAAGAIIAGLPYGIASNLREALDGMFHSPERPERELGDFVRRASNHRGPWPRVSVWHGSADRTVNPGNANEIVKQWLDLHDLPMTPMAETNVDGYPRQAWWNKDGETLVESYAITGMAHGTPLGLADNDQRYGVEGAFLIEAGISSSYHIAKFFGLTGWIQEAKKKAEAKPAAPAKSAPAKAAPVRPPAPHLARAIRVKVAEEKSEPKREQGRGFDLGQIITRALTAAGLMK; encoded by the coding sequence GGCGCTGCGTCCAGTCCGCTGGCGGAAGTGAACGGCTTCGGCGACAATCCCGGCGCCTTGCGCATGTTCGCGTTCGTGCCGGCGCAGTTGCAGAAGCCGCACGCGCTGGTCGTTGTGCTGCACGGCTGCGGCCAGACCGCAGCGTCCTACGATCTCGGCGCGGGCTGGTCGACGCTCGCACGTCACTACGGCTTTGCGCTCGTGATGCCCGAGCAGCAGCGCATCAACAACGGCAACACCTGCTTCAACTGGTTCAATCCCGAGGACACCACGCGCGACAATGGCGAGGCGCGTTCGATCCGCCAGATGATCGCGCATATGGTGGAGACGCATCGCATCGATCCCAGGCGCATCTTCATCACCGGCCTTTCCGCCGGCGGCGGCATGACCTCGGCGATGCTCGCCACCTATCCTGACGTGTTCGCGGCCGGCGCGATCATCGCGGGATTGCCCTACGGCATTGCCTCGAACCTGCGCGAAGCGCTGGACGGCATGTTTCATTCCCCCGAACGACCCGAGCGCGAGCTCGGCGATTTCGTGCGGCGGGCCTCGAACCATCGCGGTCCCTGGCCGCGGGTCTCGGTATGGCACGGCAGCGCCGATCGCACCGTCAATCCCGGCAATGCTAACGAGATCGTCAAGCAGTGGCTCGATCTGCATGACCTGCCGATGACGCCGATGGCCGAGACCAATGTCGACGGCTATCCGCGTCAGGCCTGGTGGAACAAGGACGGCGAGACGCTGGTCGAATCCTACGCCATCACCGGCATGGCGCACGGCACGCCGCTTGGCCTTGCCGACAACGACCAGCGCTACGGCGTCGAGGGTGCGTTCCTGATCGAGGCCGGCATTTCGTCGTCCTACCACATTGCAAAATTCTTCGGCCTCACCGGCTGGATCCAGGAGGCGAAGAAGAAGGCGGAGGCGAAGCCCGCCGCTCCGGCAAAGTCTGCTCCGGCAAAGGCAGCCCCTGTGCGCCCGCCGGCGCCGCATCTCGCCCGCGCGATCCGTGTGAAGGTCGCCGAGGAGAAGTCCGAGCCGAAGCGCGAGCAGGGACGCGGCTTCGATCTCGGCCAGATCATCACCCGGGCGCTGACGGCGGCGGGATTGATGAAGTAG
- a CDS encoding ABC transporter ATP-binding protein has translation MTENDKASSWPTVADDTLPAAIEVDHLVKVYKQTRAVDGISFSLPRGSITGLLGGNGAGKTTTIAMIMGLVLPTSGRVRVLGHRMPEESAAVLGRMNFESPYVDMPMRLTVRQNLTIFGKLYAVKGLADRIAKLADDLDLTEFIDRANGKLSAGQKTRVALAKALINQPELLLLDEPTASLDPDTADWVRSHLESYRKENNATILLASHNMLEVERLCDRVIIMKRGRIEDDDTPDAIMARYNRTTLEEVFLDVARGRVNDAKEGAR, from the coding sequence ATGACCGAGAATGACAAGGCTTCAAGCTGGCCGACTGTCGCGGATGACACTTTGCCCGCGGCGATCGAGGTCGACCATCTGGTCAAGGTCTACAAGCAGACCCGCGCGGTCGACGGCATCTCCTTCTCGCTTCCCCGCGGCAGCATCACCGGGCTGCTGGGCGGCAACGGCGCCGGCAAGACCACCACCATCGCGATGATCATGGGGCTGGTGCTGCCGACCTCAGGCCGCGTCCGCGTGCTCGGCCATCGGATGCCGGAGGAGAGCGCGGCGGTGCTGGGGCGGATGAATTTCGAAAGCCCTTATGTCGACATGCCGATGCGGCTCACGGTGCGGCAGAACCTCACCATCTTCGGCAAGCTCTATGCGGTGAAAGGCCTCGCCGACCGCATCGCAAAACTGGCCGATGATCTCGATCTCACCGAGTTCATCGACCGCGCCAACGGAAAACTCTCGGCCGGGCAAAAGACCCGCGTCGCACTGGCGAAGGCCCTGATCAACCAGCCGGAGCTGCTGTTGCTGGACGAGCCGACCGCCTCGCTCGACCCTGACACGGCCGATTGGGTGCGGAGCCACCTGGAGAGTTACCGCAAGGAGAATAACGCCACCATCCTGTTGGCGTCGCACAACATGCTCGAAGTCGAGCGTCTCTGCGACCGCGTCATCATCATGAAGCGCGGCCGCATCGAGGACGACGACACGCCCGACGCCATCATGGCCCGCTACAACCGCACCACGCTGGAAGAAGTTTTTCTCGACGTCGCGCGTGGCCGGGTGAACGATGCGAAGGAGGGGGCGAGATGA
- a CDS encoding ABC transporter permease, translating to MSEVSLHRGISVHRIGAMILRYWYLLLSSWPRLLELLYWPALQVITWGFLQLYIAQNANFFARAGGTLIGAVILWDILFRGQLGFSISFLEEMWARNLGNLMMSPLRPIEFLLSLMVMSLIRLAIGVIPMTLLALVLFHFNVYSLGLPLIAFFCNLIFTSWSVGIFVSGLVLRNGLGAESIVWTLMFAIMPLACIYYPVSVLPAWLQYVAWSLPPTYVFEGMRALLIEQTFRTDLMLAALAINAALLVASFGAFLALLRSARKHGSLLSAGE from the coding sequence ATGAGCGAGGTTTCCCTCCACCGCGGCATCTCCGTCCACCGCATCGGCGCGATGATCCTGCGCTATTGGTATCTGCTGTTGTCGTCCTGGCCGCGGCTGCTCGAGCTGTTGTACTGGCCGGCGCTCCAGGTCATCACCTGGGGCTTCCTCCAGCTCTACATCGCGCAGAACGCCAATTTCTTCGCGCGCGCCGGCGGCACGCTGATCGGCGCCGTGATCCTCTGGGACATCCTGTTCCGCGGCCAGCTCGGCTTCTCGATCTCCTTCCTGGAGGAGATGTGGGCGCGCAACCTCGGCAACCTCATGATGAGCCCGCTCCGGCCGATCGAGTTTCTGCTCTCGCTGATGGTGATGAGCCTGATCCGGCTCGCGATCGGCGTGATCCCGATGACGCTGCTCGCGCTGGTGTTGTTTCACTTCAATGTCTACAGCCTCGGCCTGCCGCTGATTGCCTTCTTCTGCAATCTGATCTTCACCAGCTGGTCGGTCGGCATCTTCGTCTCGGGCCTGGTGCTGCGCAACGGCCTCGGCGCCGAGAGCATCGTCTGGACGCTGATGTTCGCGATCATGCCGCTCGCCTGCATCTATTATCCGGTCAGCGTGCTGCCGGCCTGGCTGCAATACGTCGCCTGGTCGCTGCCACCGACTTACGTGTTCGAGGGGATGCGCGCGCTGCTGATCGAGCAAACCTTCCGGACCGACCTGATGCTGGCCGCGTTGGCCATCAACGCAGCTCTGCTGGTTGCTTCTTTTGGGGCATTCCTTGCCCTCTTGCGCAGCGCCAGGAAGCACGGCTCGCTGCTGTCAGCCGGCGAATAA
- a CDS encoding ActS/PrrB/RegB family redox-sensitive histidine kinase: MTETAASDFRPSQRHIRLDTILRLRWLAVLGQLAAIFIVAQGLEFDVAIVPCVSIIGLSATLNLVLQTAVNPMRRLEPLHAAALLALNIVELAGLLFFTGGLQNPFSFLFLAPVLISATALPARLTFGLGILAVACASILFFVHFPLPWDSEDPVVLPPIYLVGVWLSIVLAIGVTSLYSFQVTEEARKLADALAATELVLTREQHLTQLDGLAAAAAHELGTPLATIFLISRELEKTVKDPSFAADLKTLREQTQRCRDILSKITQLSSTGAPFDRMKLSELIEEVVAPHRDFGIAIKVRIAVTATTEPVGSRNPAVLYGVGNIVENAVDFARTTVEVNAWWNNETIEIVISDDGPGIPPDLMNRIGEPYLTRRRAQDAGGGLGLGVFIARTLLERTGAKVSFSNRTFPEHGAVVQITWPRERFEAIESLEETIG, encoded by the coding sequence ATGACCGAGACCGCAGCTTCCGACTTCCGCCCGTCGCAACGACACATCCGCCTGGACACCATCCTGCGGCTGCGCTGGCTCGCGGTGCTGGGACAGCTCGCCGCGATCTTCATCGTGGCGCAGGGGCTCGAGTTCGATGTCGCGATCGTTCCCTGTGTCAGCATCATCGGCCTGTCGGCCACGCTCAATCTGGTGCTGCAGACCGCGGTCAATCCGATGCGGCGGCTCGAACCGCTCCACGCCGCCGCGCTGCTGGCCCTGAACATCGTGGAACTGGCCGGGCTGTTGTTCTTCACTGGCGGATTGCAGAACCCCTTCTCGTTCCTGTTCCTCGCTCCGGTCTTGATCTCGGCCACGGCGTTGCCGGCGCGGCTGACCTTCGGCCTTGGCATTCTGGCCGTCGCCTGCGCCTCGATCCTGTTCTTCGTCCATTTCCCGCTGCCTTGGGACTCCGAGGATCCCGTGGTGCTGCCGCCGATCTATCTCGTCGGCGTCTGGCTTTCGATCGTGCTCGCGATCGGCGTCACCAGCCTCTACTCGTTCCAGGTGACCGAGGAGGCGCGCAAACTCGCCGACGCACTCGCCGCGACCGAGCTGGTGCTGACGCGCGAGCAGCATCTGACCCAGCTCGACGGATTGGCTGCGGCCGCTGCGCACGAGCTCGGCACGCCGCTTGCGACCATCTTCCTGATCTCGCGCGAGTTGGAGAAGACGGTGAAGGACCCGAGCTTCGCCGCCGACCTCAAAACCTTGCGCGAGCAGACGCAGCGTTGCCGCGACATCCTGAGCAAGATCACCCAGCTCTCCTCGACCGGCGCGCCGTTCGACCGCATGAAACTGTCCGAGCTGATCGAGGAGGTGGTGGCGCCGCATCGCGATTTCGGCATCGCCATCAAGGTGCGGATTGCCGTGACCGCAACAACCGAGCCGGTCGGATCACGCAATCCGGCGGTGCTCTACGGCGTCGGCAATATCGTCGAGAATGCCGTCGATTTCGCGCGCACCACCGTGGAAGTGAATGCGTGGTGGAACAACGAAACCATCGAAATCGTGATCTCCGACGACGGTCCGGGCATTCCGCCCGATCTCATGAACCGGATCGGCGAGCCCTATCTGACGCGGCGGCGCGCCCAGGATGCCGGCGGCGGCCTCGGGCTCGGCGTGTTCATCGCCCGCACGCTGCTCGAACGTACCGGCGCCAAGGTCTCGTTTAGCAACAGGACCTTTCCGGAACATGGTGCGGTGGTCCAGATCACCTGGCCGCGCGAGCGATTTGAGGCTATCGAGAGCCTAGAGGAAACAATAGGATAG